One stretch of Labrenzia sp. CE80 DNA includes these proteins:
- the secD gene encoding protein translocase subunit SecD has product MLYFARWKIALIALVVAAGVLATLPNFFSAKTVESWPDFLPKSQMVLGLDLQGGAYLLYEIDQPDYIQKRFKTLVGDIRASLREQPRIGYTGLGVQGESAQVRIRDLDRLDDARERLSELVNPLVSSVFGGQQVNEFNFEMTDDGLVRFTYTDEGLSQRMQSIVEQSIEVIRRRVDELGTTEPNIQRQGSDRILVEAPGENDPERLKDLVGQTAQLTFHMVDTSMSGDQAMQSRPPAGTVVMMSVDDPPIPYLLEESPLLTGEDLVDAQVTFDQRNNEPVVNFRFNTSGARKFSVVTQQNVGRPFAIVLDEEVISAPVIREPITGGSGQISGNFTVDGANDLSVLLRAGALPAKLTVIEERSIGPGLGADSIEAGKLASMIAGAAVVIFMLLSYGRFGLIADIALAANIFLIFGALTILQATLTLPGIAGIVLTIGMAVDANVLIFERIREEARAGRSAISAIDAGYKRALGTIVDANVTTLIAALILFQLGSGPVRGFAVTLAIGIFTTVFSAFTFSRMMVALWVRHRRPSKLPI; this is encoded by the coding sequence ATGCTTTATTTTGCCCGCTGGAAGATCGCGTTGATCGCCCTTGTGGTCGCCGCTGGTGTCCTCGCCACGCTGCCGAACTTCTTCTCCGCCAAGACCGTTGAGAGCTGGCCCGATTTCCTGCCCAAGAGCCAGATGGTTCTCGGTCTGGATCTGCAAGGCGGCGCCTATCTCCTTTATGAGATCGACCAGCCGGACTACATCCAGAAGCGCTTCAAGACATTGGTAGGCGACATTCGTGCCTCGCTTCGCGAGCAGCCGCGGATCGGATACACCGGTCTCGGGGTTCAGGGCGAATCTGCACAGGTCCGAATCCGCGACCTGGACCGGCTAGATGATGCACGAGAACGCCTTTCCGAGTTGGTCAATCCGCTTGTGTCGTCAGTCTTCGGCGGCCAGCAGGTCAATGAGTTTAATTTCGAGATGACCGACGATGGCCTGGTCCGCTTCACCTACACGGATGAAGGCCTTTCCCAGCGGATGCAGTCGATTGTGGAACAATCGATTGAGGTCATTCGCCGCCGTGTCGATGAACTCGGCACGACCGAGCCGAACATCCAGCGCCAGGGCTCTGATCGGATCCTCGTTGAAGCTCCGGGTGAAAATGATCCCGAACGCTTGAAGGATCTCGTCGGTCAGACCGCGCAGCTCACCTTCCACATGGTCGACACCTCCATGTCTGGCGATCAGGCGATGCAGTCGCGTCCGCCGGCGGGCACTGTTGTGATGATGTCGGTTGATGATCCACCCATTCCCTATTTGCTGGAAGAGTCGCCTCTTTTGACCGGCGAAGACCTCGTCGATGCGCAGGTCACCTTCGATCAGCGCAACAACGAGCCGGTCGTAAATTTCCGGTTCAACACCTCCGGCGCGCGCAAGTTCTCGGTCGTGACGCAGCAGAACGTCGGCCGTCCCTTTGCCATCGTTCTGGATGAAGAGGTGATCTCCGCACCAGTGATCCGTGAGCCTATAACGGGTGGGTCCGGTCAGATTTCCGGCAATTTCACCGTTGATGGTGCAAATGACCTATCCGTGCTGCTGCGCGCAGGTGCGCTGCCTGCCAAGCTGACAGTGATCGAGGAACGTTCCATCGGTCCTGGCCTTGGCGCAGATTCCATTGAGGCGGGCAAGCTTGCCTCGATGATCGCCGGAGCTGCAGTGGTTATCTTCATGTTGCTGTCCTATGGACGGTTCGGCCTGATTGCAGACATTGCGCTCGCCGCCAACATTTTCTTGATTTTCGGTGCCCTGACCATCCTTCAGGCAACGCTGACCTTGCCCGGTATCGCAGGCATTGTCCTGACTATCGGTATGGCCGTTGATGCGAACGTGCTGATCTTCGAGCGTATTCGAGAAGAGGCGCGGGCAGGCAGATCGGCCATTTCGGCGATCGATGCGGGCTACAAACGTGCGCTTGGAACCATCGTCGATGCGAATGTGACCACGCTTATTGCTGCACTGATCCTGTTCCAGCTGGGCTCCGGTCCTGTGCGCGGCTTTGCCGTTACGCTGGCCATCGGGATCTTCACCACAGTGTTTTCCGCCTTTACCTTCAGCCGTATGATGGTCGCCCTCTGGGTGCGTCATCGCCGGCCGTCGAAACTCCCAATCTGA